The genomic interval CGGAACATGGGATATATGGGGAAAGACAATTATAGCCATAGGGAAGTGGCCGATTATTTTGGGCGGCATTATTCTATAGTCAAATAAATCAGATTTTCGAAATTTGCTCGCCAATAATTTGAAAATTTTCAGTTAAAAGAGTAGACAATTCATCTGTATACTCGTTAATATTTTTGAAAAAACTTAAACATTTGTTTTTAAACTTCTCATAAGTATCATAATACTTGTTATACAATATTTTTTTGCGAAAGAATTTCCATAATCTTTCAATGAGATTTAAATTGGGTGAATAGGAAGGGAGAAATTTGATCTTTATTCTCGAATTTGCAAGGTATTCTTTGACCAACTTAGACCTGTAATATTTAGCATTATCAGAGATTATGTAAATAGTACCGGCTTGAGCATACCTTGACTCTATTTCATGGAAAAGCTTTATTGTTGATTGAGCATTGATGCTTTCATCTTCCCGGATTGTTACTTCAAAGGTTTCTATGTCAATAGCACCGTTTAAATTTATTCTTTTCCTGCCGGTATTAGAGGGTATTTCCTTCTTTTTGCCTTTCTCTATCCAGCAATATGCAGACGTAGAATTGTGCTGTGGATGAACTCCATCCATAAAAAGTATCTTATCTCCGGGGGCTTTCTCTTCTTTGAGTTGTTTGTATTTTTCGACAAATTCTTTTTGTTTTTCAGGGTTTGCCTTGCATGGAACTATTGTAGTTTTCTTGTAAGTAAAGCCTAATCTATCGAGGGTATGTACCATTCCTTCGGGTGTATAGATTTTATTGAATGTCTGTTTTACATATTCAACAATT from Candidatus Kuenenia stuttgartiensis carries:
- a CDS encoding IS630 family transposase; protein product: MNPFLSEKTRIEFKKAHKKEPHRRHADRIKAILLLDSGWSYEEVAEALLLDDQTIRNYEKLYKDKGFDGLLSDNYIGCVPKLTCEQEEQLKDHIRKNNYSAAKEIVEYVKQTFNKIYTPEGMVHTLDRLGFTYKKTTIVPCKANPEKQKEFVEKYKQLKEEKAPGDKILFMDGVHPQHNSTSAYCWIEKGKKKEIPSNTGRKRINLNGAIDIETFEVTIREDESINAQSTIKLFHEIESRYAQAGTIYIISDNAKYYRSKLVKEYLANSRIKIKFLPSYSPNLNLIERLWKFFRKKILYNKYYDTYEKFKNKCLSFFKNINEYTDELSTLLTENFQIIGEQISKI